A single region of the Streptomyces virginiae genome encodes:
- a CDS encoding DEAD/DEAH box helicase family protein, with protein MAGATDDHRDQQRSFNSAERVALFLAADGRCVECGQDLEPGWHADHVTAWSRGGSTDVRNGQAMCPPCNLRKGMNSMANGSWLRDWQREARERYHSRNGGENGSFLVVATPGAGKTTFALTIAQDLIQRGIISNIVVVVPTKHLRRQWAEAGMRANIGIKLDHVFVNRNGAVGSDFDGAVVTYQAVASAPLLWQRLCTNKRTLVVFDEIHHAGDGEDLVWGDALKDSFEAATRRLLLSGTPFRTDGKPIPFVTYDEQRRATPGFAYDYGMALTDGGVVRPAVFPAWDGESQWRRSGQMAVTKVALSDTDKGTVPPALKAALDPEGKWIPSVLQEAHEALMHMRIDTPDAGGLVVASDQFAATAYAKILERISGVPVPVAISDEPSASDIIKSFAKSSVPWIVAVQMIAEGVDIPRLGVGVYASRVRTKMFFTQVVGRFVRMRGEEDLTTARVFIPSIQPLLTFAQDIEKTVEAVLAEEEKQVREQQAGDSDGGSDSLFPAYETVSSSVATHHATIASGSAFTTEQLQFAGQTMELMGPAPASVTKEYVAGLLSAAGALHANSIPQQQAVEAETEPLGDQKKRLRKLIHRKVARLAVLTNEPHMKINGDLNYQLGDNVTVATLPSLEKRLAIVSNAVKEAAKK; from the coding sequence ATGGCCGGAGCAACGGATGATCACCGTGACCAGCAGCGAAGCTTCAACAGTGCCGAACGGGTTGCCCTCTTCCTCGCGGCGGACGGCCGGTGTGTCGAGTGCGGCCAAGATCTCGAACCCGGCTGGCATGCGGACCACGTCACCGCCTGGTCCCGTGGCGGCTCGACAGACGTGCGCAATGGCCAAGCGATGTGCCCTCCGTGCAACCTGAGGAAAGGAATGAACTCCATGGCGAACGGTTCTTGGCTGCGCGACTGGCAGCGGGAAGCACGCGAGCGTTACCACAGCCGCAACGGCGGTGAGAATGGGAGTTTCCTCGTCGTTGCCACGCCGGGGGCCGGGAAGACCACCTTTGCCCTGACCATCGCGCAGGACCTCATCCAGCGCGGCATCATCTCCAACATCGTCGTGGTCGTCCCCACCAAGCACCTGCGTCGCCAGTGGGCCGAAGCCGGGATGCGAGCGAACATCGGCATCAAGCTGGACCATGTGTTCGTGAACAGGAATGGGGCCGTCGGATCTGACTTCGACGGCGCCGTGGTCACCTACCAGGCCGTCGCCTCCGCGCCGTTGCTGTGGCAGAGGCTCTGCACGAACAAGCGCACGTTGGTCGTCTTCGATGAGATCCACCATGCCGGAGACGGCGAGGATCTGGTGTGGGGAGACGCCCTCAAGGATTCCTTCGAGGCCGCTACTCGGCGCCTCCTCCTGTCGGGCACTCCCTTCCGGACCGACGGGAAGCCCATCCCGTTTGTCACCTACGACGAACAGCGCCGCGCAACTCCTGGCTTCGCCTACGACTACGGCATGGCACTCACGGACGGCGGTGTCGTGCGGCCGGCTGTCTTCCCCGCCTGGGACGGCGAGTCTCAGTGGCGCCGCTCCGGTCAGATGGCCGTGACCAAGGTCGCGCTTAGCGACACGGACAAGGGGACTGTCCCGCCGGCCTTGAAGGCGGCTCTCGATCCTGAGGGCAAGTGGATCCCCTCCGTGCTTCAGGAAGCCCACGAGGCGCTGATGCACATGCGTATCGACACCCCTGATGCAGGCGGCCTGGTAGTGGCAAGCGACCAGTTTGCAGCCACTGCCTACGCCAAGATCCTCGAAAGGATCTCAGGAGTCCCGGTACCGGTAGCCATCTCCGATGAGCCAAGTGCCTCCGACATCATCAAGTCCTTCGCCAAAAGTTCGGTGCCCTGGATCGTCGCCGTGCAGATGATCGCCGAAGGTGTGGACATCCCGCGCCTCGGTGTGGGCGTCTACGCCTCCCGAGTGCGCACCAAAATGTTCTTCACCCAGGTTGTGGGACGTTTCGTGCGGATGCGTGGCGAGGAGGACCTCACCACGGCACGCGTGTTCATCCCCTCGATCCAGCCGTTGCTCACGTTCGCCCAGGACATCGAGAAAACTGTCGAAGCGGTCTTGGCCGAGGAAGAGAAGCAGGTACGCGAACAGCAGGCGGGTGACTCGGACGGCGGCAGCGACTCACTCTTCCCCGCCTACGAGACAGTCAGCTCCTCCGTCGCCACCCATCACGCGACCATCGCGAGCGGTTCCGCTTTCACCACCGAGCAGTTGCAGTTCGCTGGCCAGACGATGGAGTTGATGGGGCCTGCACCCGCCTCGGTCACCAAAGAGTATGTAGCCGGGCTCCTCAGTGCCGCTGGCGCGCTCCATGCGAACAGCATTCCCCAGCAGCAGGCAGTCGAGGCTGAGACAGAGCCGCTCGGTGACCAGAAGAAGCGCCTCCGTAAGCTCATCCACCGCAAGGTCGCACGCTTGGCCGTTCTCACCAACGAGCCGCACATGAAGATCAACGGTGATCTCAACTACCAGCTCGGGGACAACGTCACGGTTGCGACCCTGCCGTCCCTTGAGAAGCGGCTCGCCATCGTCAGCAACGCGGTCAAGGAGGCAGCGAAGAAATGA
- a CDS encoding AAA family ATPase yields MDDAVSRLVDCQEGERRVEVGEMHFSVLQAWSPRPSGTGPQAYLIIDNWDDWFRYSTQYDLVYQDADGVAHQIGQVKIGQFGMGADQRRPDLPDAFEELSENFFSLGQDDSYYQNLNSLGVDARDEILQALQDVAREKELFVRALKEDVTGTSLLRSVARTTVEGQFRRLANGGARLSRYKFTYTLPAPSRSSEGASLAFHVTPKSQPPTNIHVLIGRNGVGKTHLLNHMARALADDRSTPDEVGTFELGGAGGKSGTFANLVSVTFSAFDHFEPISSRRNKATGIHYSYIGLKRIAGSSEGEARQPKDWRALSREFSVSVKVCLQGARLSRWRRALEMLEADPIFSDARVADLADSAADDAELAEKARQLFRNLSSGHKIVLLTVTRLVEAVEERSLVLLDEPEAHLHPPLLSAFTRALSDLLVTRNGVAIIATHSPVVLQEVPRDCAWKLRRSGRTVVVERPGVETFGENVGVLTREIFGLEVTQAGFHRILGDVVADGGTYEEIVERFGGKLGGEARGIIRALLVVRDSGSDS; encoded by the coding sequence ATGGACGACGCTGTCAGTCGACTGGTTGACTGCCAGGAGGGTGAACGGCGCGTGGAAGTAGGGGAGATGCATTTCAGTGTCTTGCAGGCGTGGAGTCCACGGCCGTCGGGGACTGGCCCGCAGGCGTACCTAATTATTGATAATTGGGATGACTGGTTTCGTTACAGCACGCAGTATGACTTGGTGTATCAGGATGCAGATGGCGTGGCCCATCAAATTGGCCAAGTCAAGATCGGTCAGTTTGGAATGGGGGCCGACCAGCGACGCCCGGATCTACCTGATGCATTCGAAGAGTTGAGCGAGAATTTTTTCTCGCTCGGTCAGGACGATAGCTACTACCAGAACCTGAACTCCCTGGGTGTGGACGCCCGGGACGAAATTCTTCAGGCCCTGCAAGATGTCGCTCGAGAAAAAGAGCTATTCGTTCGCGCTCTCAAGGAGGATGTTACAGGCACCTCCCTGCTTCGCTCCGTTGCTCGTACGACGGTGGAGGGGCAGTTTCGTCGATTGGCTAACGGTGGCGCTCGACTTTCGCGCTACAAGTTCACGTATACGCTGCCGGCACCCTCGCGGAGTTCCGAGGGTGCGTCGCTGGCCTTTCATGTCACTCCCAAGTCTCAGCCGCCCACTAACATCCACGTTCTGATTGGGCGTAATGGTGTCGGAAAGACTCATTTGCTCAATCATATGGCGCGAGCCCTAGCTGACGACCGGAGCACGCCAGATGAGGTTGGCACATTCGAATTGGGAGGGGCGGGCGGAAAGAGTGGAACCTTTGCAAATCTGGTCTCGGTGACATTTAGTGCATTCGATCACTTCGAACCGATCAGTAGCCGACGAAATAAGGCGACCGGGATTCACTATTCCTACATCGGCTTGAAGCGGATTGCTGGCAGCAGTGAGGGTGAAGCTAGGCAGCCTAAAGACTGGCGGGCTCTTTCCCGTGAGTTCAGTGTCAGTGTGAAAGTCTGCCTACAGGGGGCTCGATTGAGTCGCTGGCGGCGAGCCTTGGAAATGTTGGAAGCCGACCCCATTTTCAGTGATGCTAGAGTTGCAGATTTGGCAGATTCCGCTGCGGACGATGCCGAGCTGGCAGAAAAGGCTCGGCAGCTTTTCCGCAACCTGAGCTCGGGCCACAAGATTGTCCTCCTCACGGTGACGCGACTTGTCGAGGCAGTCGAGGAACGCTCGCTTGTGTTGCTGGATGAGCCAGAAGCGCACCTTCATCCACCTCTTCTAAGTGCCTTCACCCGCGCGCTTTCAGATCTCCTGGTGACCCGAAACGGAGTGGCGATCATTGCTACGCATTCTCCTGTGGTGCTGCAGGAGGTGCCCAGGGATTGTGCGTGGAAACTGCGACGTTCTGGCCGGACGGTCGTGGTAGAGCGTCCAGGGGTCGAAACATTCGGCGAGAATGTTGGAGTGCTCACGCGTGAGATTTTTGGCCTAGAGGTTACCCAGGCTGGATTTCATCGGATCCTGGGGGATGTTGTGGCGGATGGTGGAACGTATGAAGAAATCGTAGAACGCTTCGGAGGTAAGCTAGGGGGCGAAGCGCGCGGTATTATCCGGGCCTTGCTGGTGGTTCGGGACTCGGGAAGTGATTCCTGA
- a CDS encoding HNH endonuclease, with the protein MWRVDPPNYSASFSFRTCIGKIRDPDLKKRLQEAEAEVVAAAESYAAAAELVTLHALVRKDFLLGEVTKAEMTAVYKNSMAKKLAPGRFIYDSIKLAAKGGRCPLCGQRTVTTLDHHLPKALYPALSVDPLNLVPACADCNKLKLDKAPGSSGEETLHPYFDNVEDSPWLRAEVVEVSPAAFKFYVDPPGDWSQTLIDRVRLHFKTFGLGELYVSQAADELLNIRYGLNQLFNANPSEGSQNVRLHLMEQAESRRQARINSWQTATYAAMAESAWFCAGGFAEE; encoded by the coding sequence ATGTGGCGGGTCGACCCACCAAATTACTCGGCGAGCTTTAGCTTCCGGACTTGCATTGGCAAGATTCGGGATCCGGATCTCAAGAAGCGCCTACAAGAGGCCGAGGCGGAAGTGGTTGCTGCTGCTGAATCCTATGCTGCCGCTGCCGAACTGGTGACGCTGCATGCATTGGTGCGGAAAGACTTCCTTCTCGGTGAAGTTACCAAGGCCGAGATGACCGCTGTTTACAAGAATAGTATGGCCAAAAAGCTGGCTCCCGGCCGATTTATCTACGACTCTATCAAGCTGGCTGCTAAAGGCGGACGGTGTCCTCTCTGTGGTCAGCGCACAGTGACTACGCTCGACCATCATCTGCCAAAGGCTCTGTATCCGGCCCTGTCGGTTGATCCGCTTAATCTCGTTCCCGCCTGTGCTGACTGCAATAAACTCAAACTGGATAAGGCTCCAGGGTCAAGCGGTGAGGAGACCCTTCATCCCTACTTCGATAATGTGGAGGATTCGCCTTGGCTTCGAGCTGAAGTTGTCGAGGTTTCACCTGCGGCATTCAAATTCTATGTGGACCCGCCTGGAGACTGGTCTCAGACGCTGATAGATAGAGTCCGTCTCCACTTTAAGACATTCGGGTTGGGTGAGCTGTACGTATCCCAGGCCGCAGATGAGCTTCTCAACATCAGATACGGGCTAAACCAACTTTTCAATGCGAATCCGAGTGAGGGTTCTCAGAATGTTCGTCTTCATTTGATGGAGCAGGCGGAGAGCCGCCGGCAGGCGCGCATAAATAGCTGGCAAACAGCTACGTATGCGGCAATGGCTGAGAGTGCTTGGTTCTGTGCGGGGGGCTTTGCAGAGGAATGA